The proteins below come from a single Miscanthus floridulus cultivar M001 chromosome 1, ASM1932011v1, whole genome shotgun sequence genomic window:
- the LOC136496086 gene encoding probable protein phosphatase 2C 33 isoform X1: MALAASEGNLSPALPLATLIGRELRGDGTERPHVRYGHSGFAKRGEDYFLVKPDCLRVPGDPSSSFSVFAVFDGHNGVSAAVFSKEKLLEHVMSAVPQGISREDWLQALPRALVAGFVKTDIDFQRKGETSGTTATLVVVDGFMVTVASVGDSRCILDTQGGEVSLLTVDHRLEENAEERERVTASGGEVSRLNLCGGQEVGPLRCWPGGLCLSRSIGDTDVGEFIVPIPHVKQVKLPNTGGRLIIASDGIWDALSSEIAAQACRGLPAELAAKLVVKQALKTSGLKDDTTCVVVDIIPSDHCSTPPALSPKKNQNKLRSLIFGRRSHSSVGKLSKSASLGSVEEIFEEGSAMLEERLGRNFPPKANLPPFRCAICQVDQEPFEGLMTDNVGGCCSAPSTPWGGPYLCSDCRKKKDAMEGKRSNRSTTCR, from the exons ATGGCGCTCGCCGCCAGCGAGGGGAATCTTTCCCCGGCGCTGCCCCTGGCCACTCTGATCGGCCGCGAGCTCCGCGGCGACGGCACCGAGCGCCCGCACGTGCGCTACGGCCACTCCGGCTTCGCCAAGCGCGGGGAGGACTACTTCCTCGTCAAGCCCGACTGCCTCCGCGTCCCCGGAGACCCTTCCTCCTCTTTCTCCGTCTTCGCT GTATTCGACGGCCACAATGGCGTGTCGGCGGCGGTGTTCAGCAAGGAGAAATTGCTGGAGCACGTGATGAGCGCCGTGCCGCAGGGCATCAGCCGCGAGGACTGGCTACAGGCGCTGCCGCGCGCGCTCGTCGCAGGATTCGTCAAGACAGACATTGACTTCCAGCGCAAGG GTGAGACGTCAGGAACAACGGCGACACTTGTTGTCGTTGATGGGTTCATGGTCACTGTGGCGTCGGTGGGAGACTCTAGGTGCATTCTGGATACACAGGGAGGCGAGGTCTCATTGCTGACTGTGGATCACCGGCTAGAGGAGAATGCAGAGGAGCGTGAGCGTGTCACGGCGAGCGGAGGGGAGGTCAGCCGACTTAACCTCTGTGGTGGACAGGAG GTCGGTCCTCTCCGATGCTGGCCGGGTGGATTGTGCCTTTCAAGGTCCATTGGGGATACTGATGTCGGCGAGTTCATCGTACCGATTCCACATGTCAAGCAAGTGAAG CTCCCAAATACTGGTGGAAGACTAATAATTGCATCAGATGGGATATGGGATGCTCTGTCCTCCGAGATTGCTGCTCAGGCGTGCCGGGGATTGCCTGCAGAACTGGCTGCGAAACTTGTTGTTAAG CAAGCTCTGAAGACAAGTGGGTTGAAAGATGACACAACATGTGTGGTTGTCGACATCATCCCATCTGATCATTGTTCAACACCACCAGCATTATCTCCAAAGAAAAATCAGAACAAGTTGAGGTCTCTTATTTTTGGTAGAAGGTCTCATAGTTCTGTTGGAAAGCTCAGCAAATCTGCTTCTTTGGGCTCTGTGGAAGAAATATTTGAGGAGGGGTCTGCAATGTTGGAAGAAAG GTTGGGTAGAAATTTCCCACCAAAAGCAAATCTGCCCCCATTTCGCTGTGCAATCTGCCAAGTGGACCAAGAACCATTCGAAGGTTTAATGACGGACAATGTAGGTGGCTGCTGCTCAGCCCCATCAACACCATGGGGTGGTCCATACCTTTGCTCAGACTGTAGGAAAAAGAAGGATGCGATGGAAGGTAAAAGATCGAATCGCTCGACAACGTGCAGGTGA
- the LOC136496099 gene encoding calmodulin-binding protein 60 D-like isoform X1 — protein MDLKRALDVEEEVVDGDEDELAGCPDAKRRRTFVNSSMQEAIGAQYMQRHLPKLEPFLRRVVQEEVHNVLIRHIDSANRLPLQLKTTSKRYKLQFQGNLPQTLFTGNRVEAESKQTLRLVLTDAATNQTVTSGPLSSMKVELLVLDGDFNADERLEHTEKEFSESVVFEREGKRPLLSGEVIIVLEKGTASIRDISFTDNSSWIRSRKFRLGARMSRASSIKERVQEAVSNPFLVKDHRGEVYKKHHPPALADDVWRLEKIGKDGVFHKKLADFGIHTVQDFLRNLVMDQYGLRSLLGSGMSNKMWESTVEHARECVLDDKLYSYCSGHGIVLLFNCIYEVVGVIVGSHCFTLSALTPTQKALVVKLQQDAYKFPDRIAEFKVQSQSAAEQPPAAVQAPPAPLPVPAAQMLGLPHGVVQPSAAGALASSHDSLLLSPQLLQHQQQQPLSEALEDVLQSASAAHQLNAAEPWFPSFGAGGFDARDPFDVQFSGSQPCGLLLSSTVARL, from the exons ATGGACCTGAAGAGGGCCCTGgatgtggaggaggaggtggtggacggCGACGAAGACGAGCTCGCCGGCTGCCCGGACGCCAAGCGCCGCCGGACGTTCGTCAA TAGCTCGATGCAGGAGGCCATTGGCGCGCAGTACATGCAGAGGCATCTGCCCAAGCTGGAGCCATTTCTGCGCAGAGTC GTGCAGGAAGAGGTGCATAATGTTCTTATCCGACACATCGATTCCGCAAACAG GCTCCCACTCCAACTAAAGACAACCAGCAAACGGTACAAGCTGCAGTTCCAGGGAAACCTGCCGCAGACGCTTTTCACAGGCAACAGGGTGGAGGCGGAGAGCAAGCAGACGCTCCGGCTAGTCCTGACCGACGCCGCCACCAACCAGACGGTCACCTCCGGGCCCTTGTCCTCGATGAAGGTCGAGCTCCTCGTCCTCGACGGCGACTTCAACGCCGACGAGCGGCTGGAGCACACCGAGAAGGAGTTCAGCGAGAGCGTCGTGTTCGAGAGGGAAGGCAAGAGGCCGCTCTTGTCCGGCGAGGTGATCATCGTGCTCGAGAAGGGCACCGCCTCCATCCGCGACATCTCCTTCACGGATAACTCCAGCTGGATAAGGAGCCGCAAGTTCAGGCTTGGCGCGAGGATGTCCAGGGCTAGTTCCATCAAAGAACGGGTGCAGGAAGCTGTGAGCAATCCGTTCCTAGTGAAGGATCACCGTGGAGAAG TGTACAAGAAGCACCATCCACCTGCATTAGCCGACGACGTGTGGCGTCTGGAAAAGATCGGGAAAGACGGCGTATTCCACAAGAAGCTGGCTGACTTCGGAATCCACACTGTTCAAGACTTCCTCAGGAACTTGGTGATGGATCAGTACGGACTGCGCAGC TTGCTTGGCAGCGGCATGTCGAACAAGATGTGGGAATCGACGGTGGAGCACGCCCGGGAGTGCGTGCTGGACGACAAGCTCTACTCCTACTGCAGCGGGCACGGGATCGTGCTCCTGTTCAACTGCATCTACGAAGTCGTAGGCGTGATCGTCGGGAGCCACTGCTTCACCTTGAGCGCTCTCACTCCGACGCAGAAG GCGCTGGTGGTGAAGCTGCAGCAGGACGCGTACAAGTTCCCGGACCGCATAGCCGAGTTCAAGGTGCAGTCGCAGAGCGCCGCGGAGCAGCCACCGGCCGCGGTCCAGGCCCCGCCGGCGCCGTTGCCTGTGCCCGCGGCGCAGATGCTCGGCCTCCCACACGGTGTCGTCCAGCCTTCTGCAGCAGGCGCGCTGGCGAGCTCGCACGATAGCCTGCTGCTGAGCCCGCAGCTCctccagcaccagcagcagcagccgctgagcgaggccctggaggacgtGCTGCAGTCGGCCAGCGCGGCGCACCAGCTCAATGCCGCCGAGCCGTGGTTCCCTTCGTTTGGGGCGGGCGGGTTCGACGCGAGGGACCCGTTCGACGTGCAGTTCAGCGGGTCGCAACCGTGCGGGCTGCTGCTCTCCAGCACCGTCGCCAGGTTGTGA
- the LOC136496099 gene encoding calmodulin-binding protein 60 B-like isoform X2, with translation MDLKRALDVEEEVVDGDEDELAGCPDAKRRRTFVNSMQEAIGAQYMQRHLPKLEPFLRRVVQEEVHNVLIRHIDSANRLPLQLKTTSKRYKLQFQGNLPQTLFTGNRVEAESKQTLRLVLTDAATNQTVTSGPLSSMKVELLVLDGDFNADERLEHTEKEFSESVVFEREGKRPLLSGEVIIVLEKGTASIRDISFTDNSSWIRSRKFRLGARMSRASSIKERVQEAVSNPFLVKDHRGEVYKKHHPPALADDVWRLEKIGKDGVFHKKLADFGIHTVQDFLRNLVMDQYGLRSLLGSGMSNKMWESTVEHARECVLDDKLYSYCSGHGIVLLFNCIYEVVGVIVGSHCFTLSALTPTQKALVVKLQQDAYKFPDRIAEFKVQSQSAAEQPPAAVQAPPAPLPVPAAQMLGLPHGVVQPSAAGALASSHDSLLLSPQLLQHQQQQPLSEALEDVLQSASAAHQLNAAEPWFPSFGAGGFDARDPFDVQFSGSQPCGLLLSSTVARL, from the exons ATGGACCTGAAGAGGGCCCTGgatgtggaggaggaggtggtggacggCGACGAAGACGAGCTCGCCGGCTGCCCGGACGCCAAGCGCCGCCGGACGTTCGTCAA CTCGATGCAGGAGGCCATTGGCGCGCAGTACATGCAGAGGCATCTGCCCAAGCTGGAGCCATTTCTGCGCAGAGTC GTGCAGGAAGAGGTGCATAATGTTCTTATCCGACACATCGATTCCGCAAACAG GCTCCCACTCCAACTAAAGACAACCAGCAAACGGTACAAGCTGCAGTTCCAGGGAAACCTGCCGCAGACGCTTTTCACAGGCAACAGGGTGGAGGCGGAGAGCAAGCAGACGCTCCGGCTAGTCCTGACCGACGCCGCCACCAACCAGACGGTCACCTCCGGGCCCTTGTCCTCGATGAAGGTCGAGCTCCTCGTCCTCGACGGCGACTTCAACGCCGACGAGCGGCTGGAGCACACCGAGAAGGAGTTCAGCGAGAGCGTCGTGTTCGAGAGGGAAGGCAAGAGGCCGCTCTTGTCCGGCGAGGTGATCATCGTGCTCGAGAAGGGCACCGCCTCCATCCGCGACATCTCCTTCACGGATAACTCCAGCTGGATAAGGAGCCGCAAGTTCAGGCTTGGCGCGAGGATGTCCAGGGCTAGTTCCATCAAAGAACGGGTGCAGGAAGCTGTGAGCAATCCGTTCCTAGTGAAGGATCACCGTGGAGAAG TGTACAAGAAGCACCATCCACCTGCATTAGCCGACGACGTGTGGCGTCTGGAAAAGATCGGGAAAGACGGCGTATTCCACAAGAAGCTGGCTGACTTCGGAATCCACACTGTTCAAGACTTCCTCAGGAACTTGGTGATGGATCAGTACGGACTGCGCAGC TTGCTTGGCAGCGGCATGTCGAACAAGATGTGGGAATCGACGGTGGAGCACGCCCGGGAGTGCGTGCTGGACGACAAGCTCTACTCCTACTGCAGCGGGCACGGGATCGTGCTCCTGTTCAACTGCATCTACGAAGTCGTAGGCGTGATCGTCGGGAGCCACTGCTTCACCTTGAGCGCTCTCACTCCGACGCAGAAG GCGCTGGTGGTGAAGCTGCAGCAGGACGCGTACAAGTTCCCGGACCGCATAGCCGAGTTCAAGGTGCAGTCGCAGAGCGCCGCGGAGCAGCCACCGGCCGCGGTCCAGGCCCCGCCGGCGCCGTTGCCTGTGCCCGCGGCGCAGATGCTCGGCCTCCCACACGGTGTCGTCCAGCCTTCTGCAGCAGGCGCGCTGGCGAGCTCGCACGATAGCCTGCTGCTGAGCCCGCAGCTCctccagcaccagcagcagcagccgctgagcgaggccctggaggacgtGCTGCAGTCGGCCAGCGCGGCGCACCAGCTCAATGCCGCCGAGCCGTGGTTCCCTTCGTTTGGGGCGGGCGGGTTCGACGCGAGGGACCCGTTCGACGTGCAGTTCAGCGGGTCGCAACCGTGCGGGCTGCTGCTCTCCAGCACCGTCGCCAGGTTGTGA
- the LOC136496086 gene encoding probable protein phosphatase 2C 33 isoform X2, with the protein MALAASEGNLSPALPLATLIGRELRGDGTERPHVRYGHSGFAKRGEDYFLVKPDCLRVPGDPSSSFSVFAVFDGHNGVSAAVFSKEKLLEHVMSAVPQGISREDWLQALPRALVAGFVKTDIDFQRKGEMTPTHGHRVILGILAMPLEIWANLAEKMLTLGTGAGETSGTTATLVVVDGFMVTVASVGDSRCILDTQGGEVSLLTVDHRLEENAEERERVTASGGEVSRLNLCGGQEVGPLRCWPGGLCLSRSIGDTDVGEFIVPIPHVKQVKLPNTGGRLIIASDGIWDALSSEIAAQACRGLPAELAAKLVVKQALKTSGLKDDTTCVVVDIIPSDHCSTPPALSPKKNQNKLRSLIFGRRSHSSVGKLSKSASLGSVEEIFEEGSAMLEERLGRNFPPKANLPPFRCAICQVDQEPFEGLMTDNVGGCCSAPSTPWGGPYLCSDCRKKKDAMEGKRSNRSTTCR; encoded by the exons ATGGCGCTCGCCGCCAGCGAGGGGAATCTTTCCCCGGCGCTGCCCCTGGCCACTCTGATCGGCCGCGAGCTCCGCGGCGACGGCACCGAGCGCCCGCACGTGCGCTACGGCCACTCCGGCTTCGCCAAGCGCGGGGAGGACTACTTCCTCGTCAAGCCCGACTGCCTCCGCGTCCCCGGAGACCCTTCCTCCTCTTTCTCCGTCTTCGCT GTATTCGACGGCCACAATGGCGTGTCGGCGGCGGTGTTCAGCAAGGAGAAATTGCTGGAGCACGTGATGAGCGCCGTGCCGCAGGGCATCAGCCGCGAGGACTGGCTACAGGCGCTGCCGCGCGCGCTCGTCGCAGGATTCGTCAAGACAGACATTGACTTCCAGCGCAAGGGTGAGATGACACCAACTCACGGACACCGAGTGATCCTTGGCATCCTTGCAATGCCGTTGGAAATCTGGGCGAACCTGGCTGAAAAGATGCTAACTCTGGGAACTGGTGCAGGTGAGACGTCAGGAACAACGGCGACACTTGTTGTCGTTGATGGGTTCATGGTCACTGTGGCGTCGGTGGGAGACTCTAGGTGCATTCTGGATACACAGGGAGGCGAGGTCTCATTGCTGACTGTGGATCACCGGCTAGAGGAGAATGCAGAGGAGCGTGAGCGTGTCACGGCGAGCGGAGGGGAGGTCAGCCGACTTAACCTCTGTGGTGGACAGGAG GTCGGTCCTCTCCGATGCTGGCCGGGTGGATTGTGCCTTTCAAGGTCCATTGGGGATACTGATGTCGGCGAGTTCATCGTACCGATTCCACATGTCAAGCAAGTGAAG CTCCCAAATACTGGTGGAAGACTAATAATTGCATCAGATGGGATATGGGATGCTCTGTCCTCCGAGATTGCTGCTCAGGCGTGCCGGGGATTGCCTGCAGAACTGGCTGCGAAACTTGTTGTTAAG CAAGCTCTGAAGACAAGTGGGTTGAAAGATGACACAACATGTGTGGTTGTCGACATCATCCCATCTGATCATTGTTCAACACCACCAGCATTATCTCCAAAGAAAAATCAGAACAAGTTGAGGTCTCTTATTTTTGGTAGAAGGTCTCATAGTTCTGTTGGAAAGCTCAGCAAATCTGCTTCTTTGGGCTCTGTGGAAGAAATATTTGAGGAGGGGTCTGCAATGTTGGAAGAAAG GTTGGGTAGAAATTTCCCACCAAAAGCAAATCTGCCCCCATTTCGCTGTGCAATCTGCCAAGTGGACCAAGAACCATTCGAAGGTTTAATGACGGACAATGTAGGTGGCTGCTGCTCAGCCCCATCAACACCATGGGGTGGTCCATACCTTTGCTCAGACTGTAGGAAAAAGAAGGATGCGATGGAAGGTAAAAGATCGAATCGCTCGACAACGTGCAGGTGA
- the LOC136542775 gene encoding kinesin-like protein KIN-14F: MAEAAAILSLSAAAVVEDVLRQHGCRLSDRDLASRRAEEAAARRNEAAGWLRRTVGAVAARDLPEEPSEEEFRLGLRNGQILCGALNRVHPGAVPKVVVNTAADSVLQADGAALSAFQYFENVRNFLVAAQEIGLPCFEASDLEQGGKSARVVNCVLALKSYGDWKQCGGTGPWKYGGNLKSFGRKNSEPFRRSQSINEGEVPYEEAGFNGDAHFDSSDMSTSRPLKMLVSAVLSDKRPDEVPQLLESMLSKLVEEFENRLNSQNELVKAALKNGIDNTKSFSKSKVLAETTPNTSGRKMDTTDIYCNHKQTKKEASREVALKQHSILQQQSKNVEELKSDLITTRAGMEYMQMKYSEDLNLLGRHLFSLAHAASGYHKVLEENRKLYNQVQDLKGSIRVYCRVRPFLPGQASPSTVGSIDEGNITIVTPSKSGKEGRKTFSFNKVFGPSATQDEVFLDTQPLIRSVLDGYNVCIFAYGQTGSGKTYTMSGPKNMTEQTQGVNYRALGDLFKLAEQRKGTFIYDIAVQMIEIYNEQVRDLLVSDGLNKKLEIRNNSQNGLNVPDASLVRVASTMDVMELMNVGQKNRAVGATALNDRSSRSHSCLTVHVQGRDLTSGTILRGCMHLVDLAGSERVDKSEVTGERLKEAQHINKSLSALGDVIASLAQKNSHVPYRNSKLTQLLQDSLGGQAKTLMFVHISPESDAVGETISTLKFAERVSTVELGAARLNRESGEVRELKEQIARLKSALAAKDLGSEQIMSRDSEAFNIKTPSPVFSNRRQGSCDLLSSQTNFRQPMEDVGNIEARANPTLRQKKPSFDLQDLLTANDSPSWPDSNLRVNFQMGDEREAIGGDWIDKVVVNNNNSVCDWEGDNAALPDFFYQRYHSGMREKQYQRNNTRQKDDHEYEQQRPRFYSTNTDDSDDIDMATSDSSESDALWQLNVQSMNDSISDSGSKVKKPQIKLRDGSDVRTPIHSQIPSASRKVANGSNRSVRQPLSRSDSRRLSSNGRQAGAK, encoded by the exons atggcggaggcggcggcgatcCTCTCGCTCTCGGCGGCCGCCGTGGTGGAAGACGTGCTGCGGCAGCACGGGTGTCGCCTCAGCGACCGCGACCTCGCGTCCCGCAGGGCCGAGGAAGCCG CGGCGAGGAGGAACGAGGCGGCGGGGTGGCTGCGCCGCACGGTGGGGGCGGTTGCCGCGCGCGATCTTCCGGAGGAGCCGTCCGAGGAGGAGTTCCGCCTCGGCCTCCGCAACGGCCAGATCCTCTGCGGCGCGCTTAACCGGGTCCACCCGGGCGCCGTCCCGAAG GTGGTCGTGAACACGGCGGCGGACTCCGTGCTGCAGGCCGACGGCGCGGCGCTGTCGGCGTTCCAGTACTTCGAGAACGTGCGCAACTTCCTGGTGGCGGCGCAGGAGATCGGCCTGCCGTGCTTCGAGGCCTCCGATTTGGAGCAG GGAGGGAAGAGCGCCAGGGTGGTGAACTGCGTCCTCGCACTGAAGTCGTACGGTGATTGGAAGCAATGCGGTGGCACCGGGCCGTGGAAGTACGGGGGGAATCTTAAGTCCTTCGGGAGGAAGAACTCTGAGCCGTTCCGGAGGAGCCAATCGATCAATGAAGGTGAAGTGCCCTATGAGGAAGCTGGGTTCAATGGCGACGCTCATTTTGATTCCAGCGACATG TCAACATCACGCCCCCTTAAAATGTTGGTCAGTGCAGTTTTGTCCGACAAAAGGCCAGATGAAGTTCCACAG CTCTTGGAGTCCATGCTGAGCAAACTTGTCGAAGAATTTGAAAATCGTCTAAACAGCCAAAATGAATTG GTCAAAGCGGCTCTAAAAAATGGTATTGATAACACGAAATCCTTTTCGAAATCAAAGGTTCTGGCTGAGACCACTCCTAATACTAGTGGGAGAAAG ATGGATACAACAGATATTTACTGTAACCataaacaaacaaaaaaagaagcatcaAGAGAAGTGGCACTGAAGCAACATTCAATTCTACAACAACAGTCAAAGAATGTTGAG GAACTTAAGAGTGATCTGATAACTACAAGGGCTGGTATGGAGTATATGCAAATGAAGTACTCTGAGGACCTCAACCTTCTTG GAAGGCACCTGTTTAGCTTGGCTCATGCTGCTTCTGGTTATCACAAAGTTCTTGAAGAAAATAGAAAGCTATACAACCAGGTGCAGGATCTTAAAG GAAGTATCAGGGTATATTGTAGGGTACGTCCCTTTTTGCCTGGACAAGCAAGTCCGTCCACTGTGGGTTCCATCGACGAGGGCAACATAACCATTGTCACTCCTTCCAAGTCTGGAAAGGAAGGCCGGAAAACTTTTAGCTTCAATAAGGTTTTTGGCCCATCAGCGACACAAG ATGAGGTGTTCTTAGATACTCAACCTCTCATTCGCTCGGTTCTTGATGGATACAATGTCTGTATCTTCGCATATGGCCAAACCGGATCAGGGAAGACATACACGATG AGTGGGCCCAAGAACATGACTGAGCAAACCCAAGGTGTCAACTATCGGGCACTTGGTGATCTATTTAAGCTTGCTGaacaaagaaaaggaaccttcATTTATGATATTGCTGTGCAAATGATTGAGATTTACAATGAACAAGTTAGGGATCTCCTTGTCAGTGACGGTCTCAACAAAAA ATTAGAGATTCGGAATAACTCTCAAAATGGGCTAAATGTGCCGGATGCAAGTCTTGTTCGTGTGGCATCAACAATGGATGTCATGGAATTGATGAATGTTGGGCAAAAGAATCGTGCTGTCGGTGCCACTGCACTAAATGACAGGAGTAGTCGTTCCCACAG TTGTTTAACTGTTCATGTTCAGGGAAGGGATCTGACATCAGGGACCATCCTTCGCGGGTGCATGCATTTAGTTGATCTTGCTGGCAGTGAACGGGTTGATAAATCAGAGGTCACCGGAGAAAGGTTAAAAGAAGCACAGCATATAAACAAATCATTGTCAGCCTTAGGGGATGTAATTGCTTCGCTTGCCCAAAAGAATTCACATGTACCTTACAGGAATAGTAAATTAACACAACTTCTCCAAGATTCACTTG GAGGTCAGGCCAAAACCTTGATGTTTGTTCATATAAGCCCAGAAAGTGATGCTGTAGGAGAAACCATCAGCACCTTGAAGTTTGCCGAGCGTGTGTCAACTGTTGAACTTGGTGCTGCTCGACTAAATAGAGAATCTGGAGAAGTTAGAGAGCTTAAAGAGCAG ATTGCTCGACTTAAATCAGCATTAGCTGCAAAAGATTTAGGATCGGAGCAAATCATGAGTCGTGACTCTGAGGCATTTAACATAAAGACGCCTTCGCCTGTTTTTTCAAATAGGCGACAAGGTAGCTGTGATCTACTGTCTAGCCAAACTAACTTCAGACAACCAATGGAGGATGTTGGAAACATAGAG GCTAGAGCCAATCCTACACTGAGGCAAAAGAAACCAAGCTTTGATCTCCAGGATTTATTAACAGCAAATGATTCTCCTTCATGGCCAGATAGCAATTTGAGGGTAAATTTTCAGATGGGAGATGAAAGAGAAGCAATTGGTGGGGACTGGATAGATAAGGTTGTAGTGAACAACAATAATTCAGTCTGTGATTGGGAGGGTGACAATGCAGCTTTACCTGACTTCTTTTACCAGAGATATCATTCAGGTATGAGGGAGAAGCAGTACCAGAGGAATAACACAAGACAAAAGGATGACCATGAGTATGAACAACAAAGGCCTCGATTCTACTCTACAAATACTGATGATTCTGATGATATTGACATGGCAACAAGTGATTCCTCAGAATCAGATGCTCTATGGCAGCTCAATGTCCAAAGCATGAATGACTCAATTAGTGACAGCGGTTCAAAGGTTAAGAAACCACAAATAAAGCTTAGAGATGGTTCAGATGTCAG GACACCAATTCATTCTCAAATACCATCAGCGTCAAGAAAAGTTGCAAACGGTTCGAACAGATCTGTTAGGCAGCCTTTAAGCAGAAGCGATAGCAGAAGGCTTTCATCAAATGGAAGACAAGCAGGTGCAAAGTAG